A region from the Desulfomarina profundi genome encodes:
- a CDS encoding geranylgeranyl reductase family protein, whose translation MGINYQLPGDFKNMEWFFDSSLFGNGYSWIFPHRKTVSIGTYAGSNIVSARQLKENLIKWAADTKHIDLSQVKVSADYVNFDFRGWKFDNFFLAGDAAGLASGLTGEGIYPAILSGEMIARYILDPGRSLDEFFRLLKKHRLHRNMAVFTGKNRFIAQILSELILTGLRCSILKFHTVEMASSSACR comes from the coding sequence GTGGGTATTAACTATCAGCTTCCCGGTGATTTTAAAAATATGGAGTGGTTTTTTGATTCTTCTCTTTTTGGCAACGGCTACAGCTGGATTTTTCCACATAGAAAGACTGTATCAATTGGGACTTATGCAGGCAGCAACATAGTTAGCGCAAGACAATTAAAGGAAAATCTTATAAAATGGGCGGCAGATACAAAACATATAGATCTGAGCCAGGTAAAAGTCAGTGCAGATTATGTAAATTTCGATTTCAGAGGATGGAAATTTGATAATTTTTTTCTGGCGGGTGATGCGGCAGGACTCGCATCGGGGCTGACGGGTGAAGGAATATATCCGGCAATACTGTCTGGTGAAATGATTGCCCGGTATATTCTCGACCCGGGCCGATCACTGGATGAATTTTTCAGGTTACTGAAAAAACACAGACTACACAGGAACATGGCTGTCTTTACAGGAAAAAACCGTTTCATTGCACAGATACTTTCAGAGCTGATTTTGACAGGCCTACGTTGTTCCATACTGAAGTTTCATACTGTTGAGATGGCAAGCTCATCAGCATGCAGGTGA
- a CDS encoding FAD-binding protein, whose product MFFDMVIIGGGPAGLACAEKAAEGGLNTLVIERKEKIGPKVCAGGITWNGLIKKIPGFIPEKEFPIQYIRSRCQRVKITSPPLLSPRSTEKNLAAIWLNVH is encoded by the coding sequence ATGTTTTTTGACATGGTCATTATCGGTGGCGGGCCTGCTGGACTTGCATGTGCAGAAAAGGCTGCGGAAGGTGGCCTGAATACCCTGGTCATTGAAAGAAAAGAAAAAATTGGTCCTAAAGTCTGCGCAGGTGGTATTACCTGGAATGGTCTTATTAAAAAAATTCCGGGTTTCATTCCTGAAAAAGAATTTCCTATTCAATATATCCGTTCCCGTTGTCAACGGGTTAAAATCACATCCCCTCCCCTATTATCGCCACGATCAACAGAGAAAAATTTGGCAGCTATATGGCTGAACGTGCATTAA
- a CDS encoding succinate dehydrogenase/fumarate reductase iron-sulfur subunit codes for MSSINLTLKIWRQENSDALGSLETYNLDDVHTDMSFLEMLDILNEKLTKEGKDPVAFDHDCREGICGMCGAVIDGVAHGPEKEVTLCQLHMRNFSSGDTIVIEPFRSRAFPVKKDLLIDRSALDRIIQAGGYVSVNTGGTPDGNSIPIPSDKAELAMDAAACIGCGACIASCPNGAAMLFTSAKISQLALLPQGQTERKQRALSMVEQMDKEGFGNCTNAKECEAVCPKGISIRNIARLNREYLMATLTEG; via the coding sequence ATGAGCAGCATTAACCTGACATTGAAAATCTGGCGACAGGAAAACAGTGACGCACTCGGCAGTCTGGAAACCTACAATCTTGACGATGTTCACACAGACATGTCGTTTCTTGAAATGCTGGATATTCTGAATGAAAAACTGACCAAAGAAGGCAAGGATCCTGTTGCCTTTGATCATGATTGTCGTGAAGGTATCTGTGGAATGTGCGGTGCGGTTATAGATGGCGTGGCACATGGTCCCGAGAAGGAGGTTACCCTCTGTCAGCTGCATATGCGAAACTTCTCCAGCGGCGACACCATCGTCATTGAGCCATTTCGTTCACGGGCCTTTCCCGTAAAAAAAGATCTGCTGATAGACCGTTCCGCCCTGGACAGAATCATCCAGGCAGGAGGGTATGTCTCTGTAAATACTGGTGGCACTCCCGATGGGAACAGTATTCCAATTCCGTCAGACAAGGCCGAGCTTGCTATGGACGCGGCCGCCTGTATCGGCTGTGGAGCCTGTATAGCCAGCTGTCCCAACGGGGCAGCCATGTTATTTACCAGTGCCAAGATTTCCCAACTTGCTCTCCTGCCTCAAGGACAGACTGAGAGAAAACAGAGAGCTCTTTCAATGGTGGAACAGATGGACAAGGAAGGTTTTGGAAATTGTACAAATGCTAAAGAGTGCGAAGCTGTCTGTCCAAAGGGAATTTCCATCAGAAATATTGCCAGGCTGAACAGAGAATATCTGATGGCAACCCTTACTGAAGGGTAA
- a CDS encoding fumarate reductase/succinate dehydrogenase flavoprotein subunit, protein MELNSRVPSGPLADKWSNHRFSNKLVNPANRRKYKVIVVGTGLAGASASATLAEQGYNVQTFCIQDSPRRAHSIAAQGGINAAKNYQNDGDSIHRLFYDTIKGGDFRAREANVYRLAEVSNEIIDQCVAQGVPFAREYGGTLANRSFGGAQVSRTFYARGQTGQQLLLGAYSALSRQIHAGKVEMFTRREMMDVVLVDGQARGITTRNIMTGEVETFWADVVILATGGYGNAYFLSTNAMASNVTAAWRAHKKGAGFANPSFVQIHPTCIPVHGDYQSKLTLMSESLRNDGRVWVPKNPGDKRHPSEIPEEDRDYYLENKYPSFGNLVPRDVASRNAKEQCDAGKGVGNTGLAVYLDFAEAIRRDGEETILKKYGNLFQMYEKITDSNPLVEPMMIYPAVHYTMGGLWVDYDLMTTIPGLFAIGECNFSDHGANRLGASALMQGLADGYFIIATSVAHYLGTTSMEKISGTEAPFKDSKREVEDRIDMLLKNSSGGPAGKLTVDEIHKELGRLLWDNCGMARNKEDLEKALEELPEIRQKFWDYVYVPGDGKALNQSLERAGRVADFLEFAEIMIRDALAREESCGCHLREESQTEENEAKRDDENFMHVAVWEHVSSDEPPKLHKEMLDFEFVTPSQRSYK, encoded by the coding sequence ATGGAACTTAATTCTCGTGTACCTTCAGGCCCACTTGCGGATAAATGGTCCAATCACAGGTTCTCCAATAAACTTGTCAATCCCGCAAACAGAAGAAAATACAAAGTCATCGTTGTCGGCACCGGCCTGGCCGGAGCATCAGCTTCCGCTACCCTTGCAGAACAAGGGTATAATGTGCAAACTTTCTGCATTCAGGACAGCCCCAGAAGGGCCCATTCGATTGCGGCTCAGGGTGGAATAAATGCCGCCAAAAATTACCAGAATGATGGAGATTCCATTCATCGTCTTTTTTATGACACAATCAAGGGTGGTGATTTTCGTGCCAGGGAAGCAAATGTTTACCGCCTGGCGGAGGTCAGTAACGAAATCATTGACCAGTGTGTAGCCCAGGGTGTTCCCTTTGCCCGTGAGTATGGCGGTACTCTTGCAAACAGGTCTTTCGGTGGCGCACAGGTCTCAAGAACATTTTATGCCAGGGGACAGACCGGACAGCAGCTCTTGCTCGGAGCCTACAGCGCCCTCTCTCGGCAAATACATGCCGGCAAGGTTGAAATGTTTACCCGTCGTGAGATGATGGATGTTGTTCTGGTGGACGGCCAGGCCAGAGGTATCACCACCAGGAATATCATGACTGGTGAAGTTGAAACCTTCTGGGCGGATGTCGTGATTCTTGCAACCGGTGGTTATGGTAATGCCTATTTCCTCTCAACCAATGCCATGGCTTCTAATGTAACAGCTGCCTGGCGCGCCCATAAAAAAGGTGCCGGGTTTGCCAACCCATCCTTTGTCCAGATTCACCCGACCTGTATTCCAGTACATGGGGATTATCAGTCAAAACTGACTCTTATGAGTGAAAGCCTCAGAAATGATGGTCGTGTCTGGGTACCGAAGAATCCTGGTGATAAACGTCATCCTTCTGAGATTCCTGAAGAAGATCGCGATTATTATCTCGAGAATAAATATCCCAGTTTCGGAAATCTCGTACCGAGGGATGTCGCCTCCAGAAACGCCAAGGAACAGTGTGATGCAGGAAAAGGTGTAGGTAATACCGGTCTTGCCGTCTATCTGGATTTTGCTGAAGCGATAAGGCGTGATGGGGAGGAAACAATCCTCAAAAAATATGGTAACCTCTTTCAGATGTATGAGAAGATCACCGATTCAAATCCACTTGTGGAACCAATGATGATCTATCCTGCAGTTCACTATACCATGGGCGGGCTCTGGGTTGATTACGATCTCATGACCACAATCCCTGGACTTTTTGCCATCGGTGAGTGTAATTTCTCTGATCATGGGGCAAACCGGCTGGGAGCCAGTGCGCTGATGCAGGGGCTGGCAGACGGTTATTTTATTATTGCTACCTCCGTTGCCCACTATCTCGGGACTACCAGCATGGAAAAGATTTCGGGAACCGAAGCACCTTTCAAGGATTCAAAACGGGAAGTGGAAGACAGGATCGATATGCTGTTGAAGAACAGCAGTGGCGGTCCTGCCGGAAAACTGACTGTCGATGAAATACACAAGGAGCTGGGCAGATTGCTGTGGGATAACTGCGGTATGGCACGTAATAAGGAAGATTTGGAAAAAGCTCTTGAAGAGCTGCCTGAAATACGTCAGAAATTCTGGGACTATGTATATGTGCCCGGTGATGGAAAGGCTTTGAACCAGTCCCTTGAAAGAGCCGGTCGTGTGGCGGATTTTCTGGAGTTTGCGGAAATTATGATTCGTGATGCACTGGCCCGTGAGGAGTCCTGTGGATGCCACCTTAGAGAGGAGAGTCAAACTGAAGAAAATGAAGCAAAACGCGACGATGAAAATTTCATGCATGTCGCCGTATGGGAGCATGTCTCTTCAGACGAACCTCCGAAACTGCACAAAGAAATGCTGGACTTTGAATTTGTAACACCAAGCCAGAGAAGCTATAAATAG
- a CDS encoding succinate dehydrogenase cytochrome b subunit — protein sequence MWFVRFLSSSIGKKLVMATTGLLLILFLCSHAAGNATIYMSRSVFQGYADELHSHPLIVIVFSLLFLAIFAAHIGVGIFLFYQNRQVSSSRYEVQTRVVKNSFASETMPYTGLFILLFLFVHIFGFTFGPEDVPISTTVKEYLGNFFYGLFYIVSFIALAIHLSHGFWSMLQTFGINHPRYNVAISKLTLIIPLFFLVLFAGIPLYFMTGLGASF from the coding sequence ATGTGGTTTGTCAGGTTTTTATCGTCTTCAATCGGCAAGAAATTAGTAATGGCAACTACAGGGTTGCTGCTTATCCTTTTTTTGTGTTCCCATGCAGCTGGTAATGCAACGATTTACATGAGCCGCAGTGTCTTCCAGGGTTATGCTGACGAGTTGCACAGTCATCCCTTGATTGTCATTGTGTTCAGCCTGCTTTTCCTGGCCATTTTTGCCGCACACATTGGTGTAGGCATCTTTCTTTTTTATCAGAACAGACAGGTAAGCAGCTCCAGGTATGAAGTCCAGACGCGAGTAGTAAAAAATTCCTTTGCTTCTGAAACCATGCCGTATACCGGTCTGTTTATCCTGCTGTTTCTTTTTGTGCATATTTTTGGTTTTACATTTGGACCGGAAGATGTGCCCATATCAACTACGGTCAAGGAATACCTGGGCAACTTTTTTTATGGTCTCTTTTATATCGTATCGTTTATTGCTCTTGCAATACATTTAAGTCATGGTTTCTGGAGTATGCTGCAGACTTTTGGAATTAATCATCCCAGGTACAATGTCGCAATCTCAAAACTGACACTGATTATTCCACTCTTTTTCCTGGTCCTGTTTGCGGGAATCCCCCTTTATTTCATGACCGGTCTCGGCGCTTCTTTCTGA
- a CDS encoding DUF445 family protein has protein sequence MASLPPEFLPYIKFATPPVIGAIIGYVTNRVAIKMLFRPLKAWKVMGIRVPMTPGVIPSKRFELARNMGEVVGDHLLTGKEIGEGLQQEVFQDKLFHLIDNRIQSVLDKDLGSLPSIIPSNFKIYFDLGSRAGLFKIKTGIQSFLAGEEFAALIQNNFDEVLETILNKELGSLVSIDSREAGYHLVELNLKKMFSSRDMEQWLDDFVHQKVYTILQREKSIADILPASVHELILTLIEKQSPAILVKLSTLIAEPEVRDNIIKGVCNGVDKFIDSLGSMADMVRGFLKMEMVEEKVREYLVEKNDDIIAWLQSEKVQRKVAEALAERSSDFMAKPIVSYIKTEDQAVIDDFCRELSRQILLLLNDQDVVSVISGMIRSNFETFIDSGNIALREFIEELFGKHHLDSGRKWMKDELLLFFRSERVSTAVDSIIDNLAGQLLNKKIGKLSRIIPAIVKTAISKTLQRFASSMLASEVPGLVQTLNIRNIVTEKVNSLDLLKLEGLLLTIMEEQFKYINLFGALLGFLIGCLNLFFIYGL, from the coding sequence ATGGCTTCATTACCACCTGAATTCCTCCCCTATATAAAATTCGCAACGCCTCCTGTTATTGGCGCAATAATTGGTTATGTAACAAACAGAGTTGCAATAAAAATGCTGTTCAGACCATTAAAAGCGTGGAAAGTAATGGGAATCCGGGTACCTATGACACCCGGCGTCATTCCGTCAAAACGATTTGAATTAGCACGAAACATGGGAGAGGTTGTTGGAGACCATCTTCTCACCGGTAAAGAAATCGGCGAAGGATTGCAGCAGGAGGTTTTCCAGGACAAACTCTTTCATCTCATTGACAACCGTATCCAGAGTGTTCTTGATAAGGATCTCGGATCACTTCCTTCGATTATTCCTTCAAACTTCAAAATCTATTTTGATCTTGGTTCCAGGGCAGGTCTTTTTAAAATCAAAACAGGAATTCAATCTTTTCTGGCGGGCGAAGAGTTCGCAGCACTTATTCAAAATAATTTTGATGAGGTCCTTGAAACTATTCTCAACAAAGAACTGGGTAGTCTTGTTTCCATTGATAGCCGGGAAGCAGGGTATCATCTGGTGGAGCTTAACCTGAAAAAAATGTTTTCCAGCCGTGATATGGAACAATGGCTGGACGATTTTGTCCATCAAAAAGTATATACAATTCTGCAGAGAGAAAAATCCATTGCAGATATTCTGCCGGCTTCAGTACATGAACTCATCCTGACCCTTATTGAAAAACAGAGCCCGGCAATTCTGGTGAAACTGTCAACCCTCATTGCCGAACCGGAAGTCAGAGACAATATTATCAAGGGTGTATGTAATGGCGTAGATAAATTTATAGACTCCCTGGGATCCATGGCTGATATGGTTCGCGGATTTTTGAAAATGGAGATGGTAGAAGAAAAGGTGCGGGAATACCTGGTTGAAAAAAATGATGACATTATCGCCTGGCTCCAATCGGAAAAAGTCCAGAGAAAGGTGGCAGAGGCTCTTGCGGAAAGAAGTTCTGATTTCATGGCAAAACCGATTGTAAGCTATATTAAAACAGAAGACCAGGCGGTCATCGACGACTTCTGTCGGGAACTGTCCCGTCAGATTCTTCTGCTTCTGAATGATCAGGACGTTGTTTCTGTTATCTCAGGAATGATACGATCAAATTTTGAAACCTTTATTGACTCCGGAAACATCGCGCTCAGGGAATTTATTGAGGAACTTTTCGGAAAACACCATCTAGACAGTGGCAGGAAATGGATGAAGGACGAGCTTCTTTTATTTTTCCGTTCAGAACGTGTATCCACAGCCGTTGACTCAATAATTGACAATCTTGCCGGACAATTATTAAACAAAAAAATAGGAAAACTCTCCAGGATAATACCGGCAATTGTCAAAACAGCTATCTCAAAAACTCTGCAGAGGTTTGCATCATCAATGCTCGCAAGCGAGGTGCCCGGTCTTGTTCAAACATTGAATATCCGCAATATTGTTACGGAAAAAGTCAACTCCCTTGATTTGCTGAAACTGGAAGGACTGCTCCTGACCATCATGGAGGAACAGTTTAAATATATAAATCTTTTTGGAGCCCTGCTCGGATTTTTAATCGGCTGCCTGAATTTATTTTTTATCTATGGATTGTAG
- the rlmN gene encoding 23S rRNA (adenine(2503)-C(2))-methyltransferase RlmN, whose protein sequence is MAGFSGKKSKTDLKNFSQDQLVSYVESLGQSPFRGKQIMGWLYRPGISEFSQMTDLAKSFRQLLQEKCSFSIFSDPLIERAADGCVKFGFQLDDGNIVESVLIPEPERNTLCISSQVGCAMKCTFCLTGTMGFSRNLTPSEIVNQVCGVRDFLLDEPEKNLVGPVAITNVVFMGMGEPLNNLDNVLTSIEIMTDPRGLNLAERRITVSTCGIAPKLRELGRKSSVNLAISLHAVDDKTRNELMPINRTYPLKTLLGACRNFPMPKRKRIMFEYILLKGINDSDREARELARMLRKIPCKINLLPYNESPHLPYRSPDEDRIHAFQDILRKAHYSVFIRNSRGSDISAACGQLAGKKK, encoded by the coding sequence ATGGCGGGATTTTCAGGTAAAAAGAGCAAAACTGATCTGAAAAATTTCAGTCAGGATCAGCTTGTGTCATATGTCGAGAGTCTTGGCCAGTCTCCATTCAGGGGAAAGCAGATCATGGGATGGCTTTATCGTCCTGGGATCTCAGAATTTTCCCAGATGACTGATCTGGCCAAAAGCTTTCGTCAACTGCTGCAGGAAAAATGTTCTTTTTCCATATTCTCTGATCCTCTGATTGAAAGGGCCGCGGATGGATGTGTAAAGTTCGGATTCCAGCTTGATGATGGAAATATTGTCGAGTCTGTTCTTATTCCGGAACCGGAAAGAAATACCCTTTGCATTTCCTCTCAAGTGGGATGTGCAATGAAATGCACTTTCTGTCTTACCGGTACCATGGGATTTTCCAGGAATCTCACCCCTTCTGAGATTGTCAACCAGGTTTGCGGGGTCAGAGATTTTCTCTTGGATGAGCCGGAAAAAAACCTGGTTGGTCCGGTTGCCATCACAAATGTTGTCTTTATGGGTATGGGTGAACCACTCAATAACCTGGACAATGTCCTGACCTCCATTGAAATCATGACCGACCCGAGGGGGTTGAATCTGGCGGAACGGAGAATAACTGTTTCAACGTGCGGTATTGCCCCGAAACTTAGGGAACTGGGTCGGAAAAGCTCCGTCAACCTGGCAATATCACTCCATGCAGTGGATGACAAAACCAGGAATGAATTAATGCCGATCAACCGGACATATCCCCTCAAAACTCTTCTCGGAGCCTGCAGGAATTTCCCCATGCCGAAAAGAAAGAGAATAATGTTCGAGTATATCCTGTTGAAAGGCATTAACGATTCCGATCGGGAGGCCCGTGAACTTGCAAGAATGCTGAGGAAAATTCCATGCAAAATCAACCTTCTTCCATACAATGAATCTCCTCATCTTCCCTACAGAAGTCCTGATGAGGACCGAATTCACGCCTTTCAGGATATCTTGCGCAAAGCACACTATTCCGTTTTTATCCGCAATAGCAGGGGGAGCGATATCTCGGCTGCCTGCGGTCAGCTGGCAGGAAAAAAGAAATAA
- a CDS encoding radical SAM protein, whose amino-acid sequence MDYTGNLIRPPSEANSIILQVTVGCPYNKCTFCGAYKNVEFCLKPAAAFEKALNFAAQYCRRQKRVFLADGDVLALRQSHLLELLRTVKTRLPWVQKISLYGSGRSIAGKKTNNLIELKKNGLDRIYMGLESGCDDVLKRVRKGCSAESMVTAGRMVRKADLFLSVTVLLGLGGVELSQQHAELTARALNTIQPSQVAALTLMVLEGTELAEEMGKKIFQLPDSDAMLRELHTLISLLKLKRAQFHANHASNYLPLAGRLPRDRVLFLTMIEDALDGRQKLVPERMRAL is encoded by the coding sequence ATGGATTATACAGGTAATCTCATCCGACCGCCAAGTGAGGCGAACTCAATCATTCTTCAGGTGACGGTCGGATGTCCGTATAACAAATGTACTTTCTGCGGAGCATATAAAAATGTCGAGTTTTGCCTGAAACCTGCTGCGGCATTTGAAAAGGCCCTCAACTTTGCTGCACAATACTGCCGCAGGCAGAAGCGGGTATTTCTTGCTGACGGGGATGTCCTTGCCCTCCGGCAGTCACACCTGCTCGAACTTTTACGTACAGTTAAAACACGTCTGCCATGGGTTCAGAAAATATCCCTTTACGGTAGCGGTCGATCAATTGCCGGGAAAAAGACCAACAATTTGATTGAATTAAAAAAAAATGGTCTTGACAGAATTTATATGGGGTTGGAAAGCGGCTGTGATGATGTGCTGAAAAGGGTAAGAAAAGGTTGCAGTGCTGAATCAATGGTAACGGCCGGAAGAATGGTAAGGAAGGCTGACCTCTTCCTCTCTGTCACAGTCCTCCTGGGACTTGGTGGTGTGGAATTGTCTCAACAACATGCGGAATTGACGGCCAGGGCCCTCAATACAATTCAGCCCAGCCAGGTTGCCGCTCTGACACTTATGGTTCTTGAGGGGACTGAGCTGGCGGAGGAAATGGGAAAGAAGATTTTTCAACTGCCTGACAGCGATGCCATGCTCAGGGAGCTTCATACATTAATTAGCCTGCTTAAACTGAAACGTGCGCAATTTCATGCGAATCATGCTTCCAATTATCTCCCCCTGGCCGGGCGTCTTCCAAGGGACAGGGTGCTTTTTCTTACAATGATTGAAGATGCCCTCGATGGTAGACAAAAACTAGTACCGGAAAGAATGCGAGCCTTATGA